A stretch of Lathyrus oleraceus cultivar Zhongwan6 chromosome 6, CAAS_Psat_ZW6_1.0, whole genome shotgun sequence DNA encodes these proteins:
- the LOC127093560 gene encoding rab GTPase-activating protein 22 isoform X2 yields the protein MIGCGGLWSVLMKRSGTRELNDFYPIRPECQADVPTTRFKPRYGKTLSERRWQASFDEEGRLDIAKVLRRIQRGGVHPSIKGVVMEFLLGCYDPNSTFDERNELKQRRRGQYDMWKAECQKIAPVLGSGKFVTTPLLNEDGQPTDPSLVTVTNPDKKVAQWLQLLHQIGLDVVRTDRSLVFYEDEGNQAKLWDVLSIYAWLDNDIGYVQGMNDICSPLVILIENEADCYWCFDRAMRRMRENFRCTASSMGVQSQLGTLSQIIKTVDPKLHHHLEDLDGGEYLFAFRMLMVLFRREFSFADTLYLWEIVSS from the exons CCATTCGACCAGAATGCCAAGCTGATGTTCCAACAACTCGTTTTAAACCAAGG TATGGCAAGACTTTAAGTGAAAGAAGATGGCAAGCATCATTTGATGAAGAAGGTCGTTTGGATATCGCAAAAGTGCTGAGACGAATACAGCGAGGG GGTGTCCATCCTTCAATCAAAGGGGTGGTAATGGAGTTCTTACTAGGTTGTTATGATCCTAACAGTACATTTGATGAACGGAATGAGCTCAAGCAACGCCGGAG GGGGCAGTATGATATGTGGAAAGCTGAGTGTCAAAAGATAGCCCCAGTCCTTGGTAGTGGAAAATTTGTTACAACACCCCTCCTCAATGAGGATGGCCAGCCAACAGATCCTTCTTTGGTAACCGTCACGAATCCAGATAAGAAAGTTGCGCAGTGGTTACAGTTATTACATCAGATTG GTCTGGATGTTGTTCGGACAGATCGATCACTTGTCTTTTACGAAGATGAAGGTAATCAAGCAAAACTTTGGGATGTTCTGTCGATTTATGCTTGGTTGGACAATGATATTGGTTATGTACAAG GAATGAATGATATTTGCTCACCTTTGGTTATCCTTATTGAGAATGAAGCAGATTGCTATTGGTGCTTTGACCGTGCGATGCGAAGAATG AGAGAGAACTTCAGGTGCACTGCAAGTTCAATGGGGGTGCAATCTCAGTTGGGTACACTCTCACAGATAATAAAAACAGTTGATCCGAAGCTTCATCATCACCTTG AGGATTTAGATGGAGGAGAGTATCTCTTTGCATTTCGCATGCTGATGGTTCTTTTCCGAAGAGAATTTTCTTTTGCAGACACTTTGTATCTTTGGGAG ATTGTTTCCAGTTGA
- the LOC127093560 gene encoding rab GTPase-activating protein 22 isoform X1 yields MIGCGGLWSVLMKRSGTRELNDFYPIRPECQADVPTTRFKPRYGKTLSERRWQASFDEEGRLDIAKVLRRIQRGGVHPSIKGVVMEFLLGCYDPNSTFDERNELKQRRRGQYDMWKAECQKIAPVLGSGKFVTTPLLNEDGQPTDPSLVTVTNPDKKVAQWLQLLHQIGLDVVRTDRSLVFYEDEGNQAKLWDVLSIYAWLDNDIGYVQGMNDICSPLVILIENEADCYWCFDRAMRRMRENFRCTASSMGVQSQLGTLSQIIKTVDPKLHHHLEDLDGGEYLFAFRMLMVLFRREFSFADTLYLWELMWGMEYNPNIFTRYEDPERAKTKGVTPAANDKVLKQYGKFERKYLKAGHTEENSALAVFLVASVLETKNKRILTEAKGVDDVVKILGDITSSLDAKKACDEALKLQKRYLLKTTKKA; encoded by the exons CCATTCGACCAGAATGCCAAGCTGATGTTCCAACAACTCGTTTTAAACCAAGG TATGGCAAGACTTTAAGTGAAAGAAGATGGCAAGCATCATTTGATGAAGAAGGTCGTTTGGATATCGCAAAAGTGCTGAGACGAATACAGCGAGGG GGTGTCCATCCTTCAATCAAAGGGGTGGTAATGGAGTTCTTACTAGGTTGTTATGATCCTAACAGTACATTTGATGAACGGAATGAGCTCAAGCAACGCCGGAG GGGGCAGTATGATATGTGGAAAGCTGAGTGTCAAAAGATAGCCCCAGTCCTTGGTAGTGGAAAATTTGTTACAACACCCCTCCTCAATGAGGATGGCCAGCCAACAGATCCTTCTTTGGTAACCGTCACGAATCCAGATAAGAAAGTTGCGCAGTGGTTACAGTTATTACATCAGATTG GTCTGGATGTTGTTCGGACAGATCGATCACTTGTCTTTTACGAAGATGAAGGTAATCAAGCAAAACTTTGGGATGTTCTGTCGATTTATGCTTGGTTGGACAATGATATTGGTTATGTACAAG GAATGAATGATATTTGCTCACCTTTGGTTATCCTTATTGAGAATGAAGCAGATTGCTATTGGTGCTTTGACCGTGCGATGCGAAGAATG AGAGAGAACTTCAGGTGCACTGCAAGTTCAATGGGGGTGCAATCTCAGTTGGGTACACTCTCACAGATAATAAAAACAGTTGATCCGAAGCTTCATCATCACCTTG AGGATTTAGATGGAGGAGAGTATCTCTTTGCATTTCGCATGCTGATGGTTCTTTTCCGAAGAGAATTTTCTTTTGCAGACACTTTGTATCTTTGGGAG TTGATGTGGGGCATGGAATACAACCCGAACATATTCACTAGGTATGAGGACCCAGAGCGTGCTAAAACAAAAGGCGTGACACCTGCAGCAAATGACAAAGTTCTGAAGCAATACggaaaatttgagagaaaataTTTAAAGGCAGGACATACAGAGGAAAATAGTGCACTGGCTGTTTTTCTTGTTGCTAGTGTTCTCGAGACAAAAAATAAACGGATTTTAACCGAGGCCAAGGGTGTGGATGACGTTGTCAAG ATCTTGGGCGACATAACCTCAAGTCTTGATGCAAAAAAGGCATGTGATGAAGCATTGAAACTTCAGAAAAGATACCTGCTCAAG ACCACCAAGAAGGCATGA